The following is a genomic window from Bactrocera tryoni isolate S06 chromosome 2, CSIRO_BtryS06_freeze2, whole genome shotgun sequence.
AGTGTTGATCAGTATAACGGTTGTGTATTGGTAAAACGCAATTGTAAATGCTGCACCACAGCGGATGACAGCaacatttatattcatatatttccaAATTAGACACATTCTAATTTTGCCTATACGAAAGCAATATAATAGATTATGTTACCATTAAATGCTCCAACAAagctaaataattttaaaactatgcCAGCcaagcaattaaatatttaagctttgctgaaaataattattcaaattttgctgtgtgtatatgtacatatgtttctaAATAACGAACTTTTACtggaaatattcaaatatttagaaatatgtatacCTACAGTTGCGAAAAGTTGATACAGTTTTCTGAGTCATTAATTATAAGAATTCTATGTGATTACATTTAACAAATAGATAGTATATTATCTATTCAAAATTACTTCTCTGGTTGGCTGAACAAATAGTATCACGGtctttaatatttgtaattttaggCTTTATTGTCGGCAATGCTGGTCTTTATGTGACGCTACTACAATTTGTTATCGCATACTTAATTCTCTTGTTTACCGTTGCTTCAGTATGTGCAATATCCACTAACGGTGCCGTGGAAGGAGGTGGCGTCTATTGTGagtaattgtttgtttttacatATTACACTATTGTAACTAtgttttatcttatttttagtCATGATAAGTCGTACCCTAGGCCTAGAGTTTGGCGGCTCGATTGGTACGCTTTTCTTTCTTGCCAATGTTGTTGGTTGTGCCATGGCTATATCTGGTTGTACCGAAGGCATGATGGAAAACTTTGGCGACGGTGGATATTTTACACATGACAGTAAGGGCTTATTGCCTGATGGCACATGGTGGCGTTTTCTTTTTTCCACAATAATCAATACAGCAATGTTGGTGGTGTGTTTGATTGGCGCGGCACTCTTTGCTAAGACGTCGGTATTAATTTTGGGTATTGTGTCAATATGTTTGTTGGCCACATATATAAGTTTTCTGGCTGAAGGTCCAAAGGAAGTAAGTATACATTTATCTATACAtgtattattttgataaataagttatcagttgttttaaattttgtacataaatatactatcggtaatgtttctttttttttagattgATCGCCCTAAAGAAAATACCATCTATAATCTGACGATTAAACTTCCATATACTGGTCTAGACAGTAATACGTTAATGGGCAATCTGTATCCACATTATGTAGAAGATTACACCTCGAATGGTAAAATGGTTGATTTCGCCACAACATTTGGTGTGTTGTTCGCTGGTGTTACCGGCATCATGGCCGGTGCAAATATGTCGGGCGAATTGAAGAGTCCATCCAGAAGTATACCAACCGGCACCTTATCGGCCGTTTCCTTTACTTTCGTTTCTTACATTTTATTGTCATTCCTGATGGCATTTACCACACCAGCCGTAACCATGCAAAATAACTATCTCTTCCTTATGCCGGTAAACTTTTGGCCGCCCTTTACAGCCATTGGTATACTTACAGCTACATTTTCCACTGGTCTCAGTAATCTAATTGGTTCAAGTCGTATATTGGAAGCACTATCAAAGGATCAAGTATTTGGTTCCCTTTTGAATTTCGTAGTACGAGGCACATGGAAGGGTAATCCTGTGGCGGCGGTGTTCACAAGCTGGTTGCTCGTAGAATGCATTCTATTAATCGGTTCACTGAATACAATTGCACAGGTCAATTCAGTATTATTTATGCTTTCTTATTTGGCAACCAATTTGGCTTGTTTGGGCATCGAGTTGACTGGTGCACCGAATTTTCGTccacttttcaaatattttacttgGCATACCTGTCTGATTGGTCTGCTTGGCACACTCATAATGATGTTCGTGATAAACCCAATATATGCGTCGTCtagtattattttatgtttaattttggTGATAGCGCTGCACTTGTTCTCGCCAGCTTCACAGGGTGCACAGTGGGGTTCCATTTCGCAAGCGCTCATGTTTCATCAGGTATGTATGAGAGGAGaaccaaaattattaaatatttattatatacgtAAAAGGAAACTTCGGAGCTGAAccttgtccgtctgtctgcgaATACGCCAACTgttctctcagtttttgagatatcgttctgaaatgtAACAcgttattttctcaaaaagaatctgctcacttgtcggaactgctgatatcaAATTGAGCAATagcatagagctgccatacaaacttgtCGAtcaaatcaagtccttgtatggacaacttttgtatttgtcgagatatcttcaggGTATTTGTATGGATTATGATCCAAGGCAACCGTacaatctacgaagaaattgttcagaacggaccactatagcgtatagctgtcatacaaactgatcgtttaaatccagtccttgtatagaaaacttttcattttacGATATATCTTCAATTTCTTATATccaatcttttgtatttgtgaatagTGCGGTGCAACTGAATTTACCGTTTTTTCTAGTTTTACTATATAATTATTTCGTTCCTAGGTACGCAAGTACTTGCTAATGTTGGATTCACGAAAGGATCATGTTAAATTCTGGCGCCCTCAAATGCTATTGCTAGTATCATCGCCCCGTTCCTGTTGCCCTCTTGTCGATTTCGTTAATGACATGAAAAAGGGAGGCCTCTACGTAATCGGACATGTAAAAGTGGGTGACTATACAGCCGTCGTAGATCCAACCATCGAAGAAAACAAATATTGGCTCTCCTTTGTTGATCATATGAAAGTGAAGGCGTTTGCTGAAGTAACATTAGCCAAATCCATACGTGAAGGTGTACAACATCTAATACGTTTATCCGGTATAGGTGCAATGAAACCGAATACCATAATCTTAGGTTTCTATGACAGTGAAACGCCGAGGGATTTCTTCGAAGCGTAAGTCCTTTACCTTAttcttttgcaattattttagtattttttatgcttttatagtGGCACTTCGCCCTATAAAACGGAAGGATTTAATCATGGTGAAATTCAAAACTTTCCAATACGTCGTGATGGTGAAGAGAAACATATTGATGTCGCGGAATACGTTGCGATTATGAGTG
Proteins encoded in this region:
- the LOC120767950 gene encoding solute carrier family 12 member 9, yielding MNQQPVERRNGGGDTAASDETAPIASHRSGGASSMFRSFGSLFGANNNSAGGRGIHSPTNTDVHGYVEFGMQDPDRSGRTLGTFAGVFSPVALSMFSALVFIRVGFIVGNAGLYVTLLQFVIAYLILLFTVASVCAISTNGAVEGGGVYFMISRTLGLEFGGSIGTLFFLANVVGCAMAISGCTEGMMENFGDGGYFTHDSKGLLPDGTWWRFLFSTIINTAMLVVCLIGAALFAKTSVLILGIVSICLLATYISFLAEGPKEIDRPKENTIYNLTIKLPYTGLDSNTLMGNLYPHYVEDYTSNGKMVDFATTFGVLFAGVTGIMAGANMSGELKSPSRSIPTGTLSAVSFTFVSYILLSFLMAFTTPAVTMQNNYLFLMPVNFWPPFTAIGILTATFSTGLSNLIGSSRILEALSKDQVFGSLLNFVVRGTWKGNPVAAVFTSWLLVECILLIGSLNTIAQVNSVLFMLSYLATNLACLGIELTGAPNFRPLFKYFTWHTCLIGLLGTLIMMFVINPIYASSSIILCLILVIALHLFSPASQGAQWGSISQALMFHQVRKYLLMLDSRKDHVKFWRPQMLLLVSSPRSCCPLVDFVNDMKKGGLYVIGHVKVGDYTAVVDPTIEENKYWLSFVDHMKVKAFAEVTLAKSIREGVQHLIRLSGIGAMKPNTIILGFYDSETPRDFFEAGTSPYKTEGFNHGEIQNFPIRRDGEEKHIDVAEYVAIMSDVLRMKKNLCLCRHFHRLDKNFIAKSKHLRYIDVWPINVFNPNSNNPFDVVSLFMMQLAVIINMLAKWKHLRLRVFLCESNNENSNISSFDTQMPQLDTFSRMKLEQSLKSLRIEADIIEIQEWNSDSDFTSHSRILKQFTSHADEDHEAINEENINRSLLYMQRANQIIRERSDQTAVSFIYLAAPPQIGTADFKERSARYIELLTELTAELPPTILVHGISTVTSTTL